One Vanessa atalanta chromosome 8, ilVanAtal1.2, whole genome shotgun sequence genomic window carries:
- the LOC125065688 gene encoding aldo-keto reductase AKR2E4-like isoform X1 — translation MNGRSTTCYVLFTLFNYLTSVSTLSYSLNDGHTIPAVALGTSLGHLADGTRVLPVNHSLAHAVEWALEAGYKHIDTAALYRVEDEVGLGVQDYIRANSANRSDVYVTTKLWNDAHERDDVIPALRKSLKELRLDKVDLYLMHYPMAYTKNGEISDTDYLETWKGLEDAKDQGLTDSIGVSNFNITQMTRLWENSRIKPAVLQIEVNPTITNDELINWCQERGVIVMAYTPFGAILGRKSDAPPPRADHPVLLRLAAKYKKTVPQILLRYLLERKLVAIPRSTNKERIKENINILDFSLTSNEVEELSRFNNNYRLRTPAKWYAHPHFPFEKKNLTAQEIEYIIAHSKDD, via the exons ATGAACGGCCGGTCCACAActtgttatgtattatttacgttatttaattatttg acTAGCGTCAGTACTTTGTCCTATTCACTAAATGACGGACATACGATTCCAGCGGTTGCACTAGGTACTAGTTTAGGACATTTGGCAGAC GGAACAAGAGTGTTACCAGTGAACCACTCGCTCGCACACGCTGTAGAATGGGCGCTGGAAGCCGGTTACAAGCACATTGACACCGCTGCCTTGTACCGCGTCGAGGATGAAGTCGGTCTTGGCGTACAAGACTATATACGGGCCAATAGTGCCAATAGGAGCGATGTTTACGTCACCACCAAA TTATGGAACGACGCGCATGAACGAGACGATGTGATACCAGCTCTGAGGAAGTCGTTAAAAGAATTGCGCCTAGATAAGGTCGATCTGTATCTCATGCATTATCCAATGGCGTATACG aaaaatggCGAAATCAGTGATACGGACTACTTGGAGACTTGGAAAGGCTTGGAAGATGCTAAAGACCAGGGCCTCACAGATTCTATAGGAGTTTCGAATTTCAACATCACCCAAATGACGAGATTGTGGGAAAATTCACGAATAAAACCAGCTGTTTTACAAATTGAG GTAAATCCTACAATAACAAATGATGAGCTAATAAACTGGTGCCAGGAGCGTGGAGTAATTGTTATGGCATATACACCATTTGGCGCAATACTTGGCCGCAAAAGTGACGCGCCGCCACCACGAGCTGACCACCCGGTGCTTTTGCGCTTGGCTGCCAAGTACAAGAAAACCGTGCCGCAAATACTGCTAAGATATTTA TTGGAGCGTAAATTGGTCGCTATTCCAAGGTCTACGAACAAAGAACGTATCAAGgaaaatatcaacattttagACTTTTCACTTACATCCAATGAAGTTGAGGAGTTATCgagatttaacaataattatcgtcTAAGAACACCCGCTAAGTGGTATGCCCATCCCCATTTCccatttgagaaaaaaaaccTTACTGCTCAAGAAATAGAGTACATAATCGCTCATAGTAAGGATGATTAA
- the LOC125065688 gene encoding aldo-keto reductase family 1 member B1-like isoform X3 → MNGRSTTCYVLFTLFNYLTSVSTLSYSLNDGHTIPAVALGTSLGHLADGTRVLPVNHSLAHAVEWALEAGYKHIDTAALYRVEDEVGLGVQDYIRANSANRSDVYVTTKLWNDAHERDDVIPALRKSLKELRLDKVDLYLMHYPMAYTVNPTITNDELINWCQERGVIVMAYTPFGAILGRKSDAPPPRADHPVLLRLAAKYKKTVPQILLRYLLERKLVAIPRSTNKERIKENINILDFSLTSNEVEELSRFNNNYRLRTPAKWYAHPHFPFEKKNLTAQEIEYIIAHSKDD, encoded by the exons ATGAACGGCCGGTCCACAActtgttatgtattatttacgttatttaattatttg acTAGCGTCAGTACTTTGTCCTATTCACTAAATGACGGACATACGATTCCAGCGGTTGCACTAGGTACTAGTTTAGGACATTTGGCAGAC GGAACAAGAGTGTTACCAGTGAACCACTCGCTCGCACACGCTGTAGAATGGGCGCTGGAAGCCGGTTACAAGCACATTGACACCGCTGCCTTGTACCGCGTCGAGGATGAAGTCGGTCTTGGCGTACAAGACTATATACGGGCCAATAGTGCCAATAGGAGCGATGTTTACGTCACCACCAAA TTATGGAACGACGCGCATGAACGAGACGATGTGATACCAGCTCTGAGGAAGTCGTTAAAAGAATTGCGCCTAGATAAGGTCGATCTGTATCTCATGCATTATCCAATGGCGTATACG GTAAATCCTACAATAACAAATGATGAGCTAATAAACTGGTGCCAGGAGCGTGGAGTAATTGTTATGGCATATACACCATTTGGCGCAATACTTGGCCGCAAAAGTGACGCGCCGCCACCACGAGCTGACCACCCGGTGCTTTTGCGCTTGGCTGCCAAGTACAAGAAAACCGTGCCGCAAATACTGCTAAGATATTTA TTGGAGCGTAAATTGGTCGCTATTCCAAGGTCTACGAACAAAGAACGTATCAAGgaaaatatcaacattttagACTTTTCACTTACATCCAATGAAGTTGAGGAGTTATCgagatttaacaataattatcgtcTAAGAACACCCGCTAAGTGGTATGCCCATCCCCATTTCccatttgagaaaaaaaaccTTACTGCTCAAGAAATAGAGTACATAATCGCTCATAGTAAGGATGATTAA
- the LOC125065688 gene encoding aldo-keto reductase AKR2E4-like isoform X2: MFVHGQGTRVLPVNHSLAHAVEWALEAGYKHIDTAALYRVEDEVGLGVQDYIRANSANRSDVYVTTKLWNDAHERDDVIPALRKSLKELRLDKVDLYLMHYPMAYTKNGEISDTDYLETWKGLEDAKDQGLTDSIGVSNFNITQMTRLWENSRIKPAVLQIEVNPTITNDELINWCQERGVIVMAYTPFGAILGRKSDAPPPRADHPVLLRLAAKYKKTVPQILLRYLLERKLVAIPRSTNKERIKENINILDFSLTSNEVEELSRFNNNYRLRTPAKWYAHPHFPFEKKNLTAQEIEYIIAHSKDD; the protein is encoded by the exons ATGTTTGTACATGGCCAGGGAACAAGAGTGTTACCAGTGAACCACTCGCTCGCACACGCTGTAGAATGGGCGCTGGAAGCCGGTTACAAGCACATTGACACCGCTGCCTTGTACCGCGTCGAGGATGAAGTCGGTCTTGGCGTACAAGACTATATACGGGCCAATAGTGCCAATAGGAGCGATGTTTACGTCACCACCAAA TTATGGAACGACGCGCATGAACGAGACGATGTGATACCAGCTCTGAGGAAGTCGTTAAAAGAATTGCGCCTAGATAAGGTCGATCTGTATCTCATGCATTATCCAATGGCGTATACG aaaaatggCGAAATCAGTGATACGGACTACTTGGAGACTTGGAAAGGCTTGGAAGATGCTAAAGACCAGGGCCTCACAGATTCTATAGGAGTTTCGAATTTCAACATCACCCAAATGACGAGATTGTGGGAAAATTCACGAATAAAACCAGCTGTTTTACAAATTGAG GTAAATCCTACAATAACAAATGATGAGCTAATAAACTGGTGCCAGGAGCGTGGAGTAATTGTTATGGCATATACACCATTTGGCGCAATACTTGGCCGCAAAAGTGACGCGCCGCCACCACGAGCTGACCACCCGGTGCTTTTGCGCTTGGCTGCCAAGTACAAGAAAACCGTGCCGCAAATACTGCTAAGATATTTA TTGGAGCGTAAATTGGTCGCTATTCCAAGGTCTACGAACAAAGAACGTATCAAGgaaaatatcaacattttagACTTTTCACTTACATCCAATGAAGTTGAGGAGTTATCgagatttaacaataattatcgtcTAAGAACACCCGCTAAGTGGTATGCCCATCCCCATTTCccatttgagaaaaaaaaccTTACTGCTCAAGAAATAGAGTACATAATCGCTCATAGTAAGGATGATTAA